A single Lactuca sativa cultivar Salinas chromosome 8, Lsat_Salinas_v11, whole genome shotgun sequence DNA region contains:
- the LOC122195483 gene encoding uncharacterized protein LOC122195483, giving the protein MEFLKSFDSDDDVEFVETFFNVVQHVHAEESSNAARTRTVVNRDRQAAHDLLVRDYFADNCLYNDDSFERRFRLNKAIFLRISNALESRYDFFKQKPDARGRMGFSSIQKCAAALRYLGYGIAFDASDEYLKISERTAVECVDWFSACVYEVFHEEYLRKPTQRDIERLYSAHEEMHGFPGEPTIILEGVASQDLWIWHAFFGVAGSNNDLNVLGQSPIFNDIWTGKAPDMTFTVNGHAYKYGYYLGDGIYPDYSTLMKAYSVPRSEKAKLFTKKQESARKDIERAFGVLKQT; this is encoded by the exons ATggaatttttaaaaagttttgacTCGGATGACGACGTAGAATTCGTCGAGACATTCTTCAATGTTGTGCAACACGTTCACGCCGAAGAAAGTTCGAATGCAGCGCGTACAAGAACGGTCGTCAATCGTGATCGCCAAGCCGCACACGACTTATTGGTACGTGATTACTTTGCCGATAATTGTCTTTATAATGACGACTCGTTCGAACGTCGTTTTCGTCTGAATAAGGCTATATTTTTACGTATTAGTAATGCTTTAGAATCTCGTTatgattttttcaaacaaaaacccgACGCTAGAGGAAGAATGGGTTTTAGTAGTATACAAAAATGTGCGGCTGCTCTTAGGTATTTGGGATACGGTATAGCATTTGATGCATCTGACGAATACTTGAAAATATCCGAGAGGACCGCGGTTGAATGTGTAGATTGGTTTTCTGCATGTGTTTATGAGGTTTTTCACGAAGAATATTTGCGTAAACCTACTCAACGTGATATTGAGAGATTATATTCGGCTCATGAAGAGATGCATGGATTTCCCG GTGAACCAACTATCATCCTAGAAGGTGTTGCATCTCAAGATTTGTGGATATGGCATGCCTTTTTTGGAGTAGCGGGGTCCAACAACGACCTTAATGTTCTTGGTCAGTCTCCAATTTTCAACGATATTTGGACCGGCAAAGCACCTGATATGACGTTCACGGTAAACGGGCACGCGTACAAATATGGTTACTACCTTGGTGATGGGATATACCCGGATTATTCTACATTGATGAAGGCATACTCAGTTCCTCGAAGTGAAAAAGCAAAATTGTTTACAAAAAAACAGGAATCAGCGAGAAAGGATATCGAGAGGGCATTTGGAGTCCTTAAGCAAACATGA